Proteins from a single region of Callithrix jacchus isolate 240 chromosome 12, calJac240_pri, whole genome shotgun sequence:
- the CC2D2B gene encoding protein CC2D2B isoform X9 has translation MMIEKHEDHCLKSCSVHSYIRKNWLGSIVFPFSALLQQSEISGTFQVTIPPVLLGYTWNNTYVFPREDSNEQNLKECTFLNIFATIEPQISYVTYNPTLDKFLDQTEVLQRAQIFKKNCKAIFPNRRIVTTVFNDEGIQFLVTRYIKALNPPQQLLDIFLHDSNATLDLIARFVSLIPFMPDTPEENDGSDIWMTSEHCISLAIGNKEEHAVLLCNFFLYFGKKALVLLGTSGLEGHVAYVLTQETNEYLLWNPSTGQCYKQFDPFCPLKSVDCLFDDRNVWFNIQQSNIPMAVLFDYSKESFWKPLLPKNVQGTKVQSIQPEEIIYSETDKSMVEDLRNRIERTLKNKVMEWRPKCPTRWNRQCTLILRHILPKLELGRGSFVSSEGDNEFDRILQFYWVTGFPIRMPYTDVQSVIDAVYQTGIHSAEFPQTEFAIAVYIHPYPNNILSVWVYLASLVHHQ, from the exons ATTAGTGGAACATTTCAAGTAACTATTCCACCAGTTTTGCTTGGGTATACTTGGAATAATACTTACGTATTTCCTAGAGAAGATTCCAATGAACAGAATTtaaaagaatgtacattcttaaatatttttgctaCCATTGAACCTCAAATATCATATGTCACCTATAATCCAACACTAGATAAG TTTTTAGATCAAACAGAGGTCTTGCAGAgagcacagatttttaaaaagaattgtaaGGCAATCTTTCCCAACCGAAGAATCGTAACTACTGTTTTTAATGATGAAGGGATACAGTTCTTAGTCACAAGATATATCAAGGCATTAAATCCACCTCAGCAACTTCTGGATATATTTCTTCACGATTCTAATGCAACACTT GACCTCATTGCTCGATTTGTATCTTTGATTCCTTTTATGCCTGATACACCAGAGGAAAATGATGGTTCTGATATATGGATGACATCCGAG CACTGCATCAGTTTGGCTATTGGAAATAAGGAGGAGCATGCCGTCCTTCTCTgtaatttctttctgtattttggaAAGAAGGCACTGGTCCTCTTGGGAACCTCAGGGTTAGAA GGACATGTGGCTTATGTATTAACTCAAGAAACTAATGAATATTTGCTTTGGAATCCATCAACTGGCCAATGTTATAAGCAGTTTGACCCATTTTGTCCCTTAAAAAGTGTAGATTGTTTGTTTGATGATAGAAAT GTCTGGTTTAATATTCAACAAAGTAATATACCAATGGCTGTATTGTTTGACTACTCAAAGGAAAGTTTCTGGAAGCCATTGCTTCCAAAAAATGTTCAAGGGACAAAAGTACAAAGCATACAG cctgaagaaataatttattctgaAACTGATAAAAGCATGGTAGAAGATCTAAGGAATAG GATCGAAAGGACTCTGAAGAATAAAGTGATGGAATGGCGACCTAAATGCCCAACACGTTGGAATCGACAGTGTACTTTGATTTTGCGACACATCCTTCCTAAGCTGGAACTTGGCAGAGGAAGCTTTGTTTCATCTGAAGGAGATAATGAATTTGACAGAATACTACAATTTTATTGG GTCACAGGATTTCCCATCCGGATGCCATACACTGATGTACAGTCAGTTATTGATGCTGTTTATCAAACTGGAATTCACTCTGCTGAATTTCCCCAGACAGAATTTGCTATAGCTGTATACATTCACCCATACCCAAACAACATATTATCTGTGTGGGTCTATTTGGCTTCCTTAGTTCATCATCAGTGA